A region of the Massilia sp. erpn genome:
ATGGCGTCGCCCTTGTTGCCGACCGGGAAGCCCTCGACATAGCCGGAACGGGCCGGCCACGGTTCGCCATTGGGCGCGGCCAGCGTGGTGGCCTCGCCCTCGCATTCGGCGCCGCCGCCGGGCAGCACCACCTGCGACACGGCCAGCACCTTGATCGGCGGCGTGCGTGCGGCGGCCGCTTCCAGCGCGGCCGGCTTGACCTCGGCCCAGACTTCACCCAGCTCGCCCTGCGCCTCACTGCGGTCAGTCCCGTGATGGGGTCGCGCCGCCACGGTGGCGGTCAGCGCACCAGCCGCCGCCTTGGCGGACGCGGCCGTGCCGCCGCCCCAGGCGCCGGCCAGCATGGCGGGTACCTGGCGCGGCTGGGACACGCTGAGCGCGCCGGCCACCCAGCCCACGGCCACGCTGACGCCGACCGTGGTCCACCAGCGCCAGCTGCGCAGCAGGGCCAGCACGCGGCGGCGTGGCTTGACATGGCCGGGCCAGGCCTGGTTATGCTCGGCCGGGCTGCGCTCCTCGTGGCGCGTGCTTTCCAGCCACTCGATTTCCCATTCCTCCTGGACGATCCAGGCATCGTGTTCCTTGCGCCGCTGCGGATCGGCCAGGGTGCCGTAGGCGCTGTTGACGATGGCCATGATGCGCGCCGCCTTGTCATCGCCCGGATTCTTGTCCGGATGATATTTCTGGCTGAGCGCCTTATAGGCCGCACGTATGACTTCCTGCGGCGCGCCGCGCGCCACCTTCAAGTTGTCATAATGTGTATGTATCTTTCCCATCGTCTTCATCGTCCCTGGACGGGCGCCGCCGCCGGCCCCCGCGCTGAATCAGTCATGATAGCCGATCTTGCCGCCGGAATCGTGAAAAACAGGGGGCGTACAGCGTGGTAATTCTACAAACGGTGGCTGCGGTCGCTGGCCGCCAGCGGCGCCGGCAGCGTCACGCCACGCCCCACCACCAGCACCTTGAACAATTCGCCCATCTCGGCCGGCGACAGCAGTTTTTGCAAGGCATTGGCCTGCGGCAGATAGGCCTGGGCGTCGGCCGGATCGGTGCGCAGCAGCAGGTCGCCGATGCCGCAGCCGAGCAGGAAGGCGGCCTGGCTCATATACGCCAGCACCTCGGCGCCCGCATCCTGGGCTGCCAGCGCCATGGCCGTGAAATCGACGTGGGCCGTGATGTCCTGCAAGCCGGGCAGGTAGAAGGGGTCGGCGTGGGCGTGGTGGCGGTAGTGGCACATCAGGGTGCCCGTGTCGCGCTGGGCCAGATAGTATTCGCGCGCCGGGAAGCCGTAGTCGAGCAGGATGGCGGCGCCGCGCCCGCGCGCCAGCAGCGCGCCCAGGCTGCCCATGAAACCGGTCGCCGCGCCATGCAGCTCGCTGACATAGCCTTCCGGCAGCGCCTCGGCCTCGGGAATCTGGCGCGCCAGCTCGGCTTCTAGCTGGGCCGACAGCGCCGCCTCGGTGAAGGCGAAGGCGCCGTCGCGCACCGTGACCTGCAACTCGCGCCAGCCGGCCGCCGTCTTGCGCAGCAGGCTGACGGGCATGGCGTCCAGCACCTCGTTGCCGAGGATGGCGCCGTCGAACTGCTCAGGGAAGCCGTCCAGCCACACCACCTGGGGAAACTCGCGCAGCGCCGCCTGCTGGCGCGCGCGCAATTCGCCCGACAACTCCACGATGGCGTAGCGCTCCACGGCCACGCCGGCGCGTGCCAGCTCGCTCAGGACGTCGCGCGCCAGCTTGCCGGTGCCGGCCCCGAATTCGAGGATGTGCGGCGCGCTTTGCGCCATAATAGCGGCTGCGGCCTGCGCCAGCGCCTGGCCGAACAGGGAACTCAATTCGGGCGCCGTTGTAAAATCGCCATCCTTGCCCAGCTTGGCGGAGCCGCCGCTGTAATAGCCCAGGTCCGGCGCATACAGCGCCAGCTCCATGAAGCGGCTGAAGGGAATGGCGCCGGACTGCTGCGCGATCTCGGCGGCGATCTGCTGCTGCAGGGCGTGGGACGCGGCCAGGGCGTCGCTGGAAGGTGCGGGAAGTGACATTCCCGCATTGTAGCGAATCGGCGCCCGTCCCGACATGCCGGCATGCCGGCCAAGCGAACTTTAAACTATGACCACAACTCACACCCCTGCCTCTGCTCCTTCCCCGGCTGCGCCGCGCATCGCGCTGGTGACGGGCGGCGCGCGCCGCCTGGGCCGCGCCATCGCGCTCGGTCTGGCGCAAGCCGGCTGGGACCTGGCCATCCATTACCGCCACTCGCACGACGAGGCGCGCGCCGTGGCGCGCGAGGTGGCGGCCTTGGGCCGGCGCGCCGTCATCCTCGATTGCGAACTGGCCGACGAAGCGGCCGTGCGCCAGCTGCTGCCGCGCGCCGTGGCCGCCCTGGGCGCGGTGCATTGCGTGATCAACAACGCCTCGCTGTTCGACTACGACCGCGCCGACAGCTTCAGCCTGAAAAAGCTGGACGCCCATATGCACGCCAACCTGGCCGCCCCCATCCTGCTGGCGCAAGCCCTGCATGCGGCGCTGCCCGAGGGCGAGCAGGGCGTGGTGGTCAATCTGCTGGACCAGAAGCTGTACAATCTCAATCCCGATTTTCTGTCGTACACCCTGTCGAAAGCGGCGCTGCACACGGCCACCACCATGCTGGCCCAGGAGCTGGCGCCCAAGCTGCGGGTGCTGGGCGTGGCGCCCGGCATCACCATGGTGTCCGGCGAACAAAACGAGGAAGGCTTCGCCAAAGCGCATGCGCAAACGCCGCTGGGCCGCTCCAGCACCCCGGAGGACATTGCCGCCGCCGTGGTGTACGCGGCCACGGCGCGCGCCGTCACCGGCACCACGCTGCTGGTCGATGGCGGCCAGCACCTGCTGGCGCTGCCGCGCGACGTGATGTTCCTCGCCCAATAAAACCTGAATCAGCCGTATCAAGACGAATCAATCAATAAAGGTAAACCATGCTGTCCGCCCTCACCCATCCCCGCCTGCAAGACTGCCGCCGGCTGTTCCTGCGCAATTACGAAGTGCAGATCAATATCGGCGTGCACGATTTCGAGAAGAAGGGCGAACAGCGCGTCCTGATCAATGTGGACCTGTATATCCCACTGTCCCTGTCGACGCCGCAGGCCGACGAGCTGCATGAAGTGGTCGACTACGACTTCATGCGCGAAACGATCGCGCGCCGCATGGCCCAGGGCCATGTGCACCTGCAGGAAACCCTGTGCGACGACGTGCTGAAAGCCATGCTGGCGCACCCGCGCGTGCGCGCCGTGCGCGTCTCGACCATGAAGCCCGACGTCTATCCCGATTGCGAAGGCGTGGGCGTGGAAGTCTTCCGTGTGAAGGACGAAGCATGAACGCCGTCGTGGAAAACCTGGCCGCCCCGCAGGGCAAGTCGGCCGAAAAGATCGCGCTGGAAAACCATAAGCTGCACAAGCGCCTGTGCCGCCTGGTCGGCCAGGCCATCGGCGACTTCAATATGATCGAGGAAGGCGACAAGGTCATGGTCTGCCTGTCCGGCGGCAAGGACAGCTACGCCCTGCTCGACATCCTGCTGACCTTGCGCGAGCGCGCGCCGATCCATTTCGACATCGTCGCCGTCAACCTCGATCAGAAGCAGCCCAACTTCCCGGCCGACGTGCTGCCACGCTACCTGGAACAGGTCGGCGTGCCTTACCACATCGAGAACCAGGACACCTACAGCATCGTCAAGCGCCTGATCCCCGAAGGCAAGACCACCTGCTCGCTGTGCTCGCGCCTGCGGCGCGGCATCCTGTACCGCGTGGCCGACGAACTGGGCGCGACCAAGATCGCCCTCGGCCACCACCGCGACGACATCATGCAAACCTTCTTCCTGAATATGTTCTTCGGCGGGAAGCTGAAAGGCATGCCGCCCAAGCTGCAGTCGGACGACGGCAAGCATATGGTGATCCGTCCGCTGGCCTATGTACGCGAAGTCGACACCGAGCGCTATGCCGAAGTCAAAGGCTTCCCCATCATCCCTTGCGACCTGTGCGGCTCGCAGGAAAACCTGCAGCGCAAGCAGATCAAGAATATGCTGCGCGAATGGGAGAAGAAGCATCCGGGCCGCGTCGAGAACATCTTCTCCTCGCTGAGCACCGTGGTGCCTTCGCACCTGATGGACCACAATCTGTTCGGCTTCAAGGACTTGAAGACCGACGGCCTTGCCAACCCGCTGGGCGACATCGCTTTCGACGAAGAACCCTGCGCCACCCCGAGCAGCATGCCGGGCATCATCCCGCTGCACGCGGCGGACGACTGATAAAAAACGGGGACCGCGCGGTCCCCGTTTTTTTAGTATGTATCCGCGCTGCGGTAGACCGGATAAAGGTTGTAGCGCTCGTCCCAGGACGCGTGGCGGCGGGCGAAGAAGTCGAGGCGGGCGCGCTGGCTCTTGGCAAAGGCCGGATCGCTATCCAGCTTGGCCTTGTATTCGGCCGCCAGCGCCGGATCGGCGGCCAGCTGCTCGCGCGCCACCTCCTCGGCCACATATTCTTCCATGTACTCCTTGCGCTCGAAGGCGATATTGAACCAGCCCCATGCCAGCAGCGAATCGGCGCCCTGCGGCTCCAGCATGGTCATCACCAGGCGCGCCTTGGGCTGGGCGATCGGCACGAACAGCGAGCCGGCCGGCAGCGCGCGCGCTTCCTGCTTCCATGCGCCTTCCACCGTCAACATTTGGCGGCCTTCCACCGACTGCGCGCCGAGACGGGTTTTCTCGGCGCGGAAGGTGGTCAGCGCCGCCTTGTCGAGCGCCTTGTCCAGCACCTTGAAGCGGATGCCGTGCTGCCTCAGCTTCGCGCCCACCTGGGCGGCGTAGGCGGCCGGCACCAGATAGCCGCCAGCCGGGGCCTGGATCTGAAAGTCCGGCACCACTTCATCGCGCAGCGGCACGGTCCACATCTGCGGCTTGCTTTCGTCGTAACGCGTCATCGGGCCGCCCGAGATGTCGGACTGGCTGCGCACGTATTCATAGCCGGCGAACTCGATCATCTGGGTCTTGTCCGTGGTCTTGTAGCTGAGCGGGAAGCTGCTGCCGGCCATGGCAGCAGCGCGCACATCGGCCTGGCGCACTTGTTGCTGCCACTCGGCGCCATGGCGCGCCACCTGCTCCAGCATGGAGACGATGGTATTGCGCGTGATGCGCACGCGGGTCGGATAGTCCTTCCAGGAATGGGTTTCCACCAGCATGGCGAAGCGGTTGCGCAGCGGGAAGTAACCGGTCGAGAAGCGCGGCGTGGACATGCTGTCGACGAAACCCGACTGCGGCTCGTCGGTCTTGTTGAACGAAATGTAGTAGTGCTTGGGATCGGAACCCTGGGCTTTCAGGTCCGCCATCACATTATTGCGCAGCACCGTACCGGATTGCATCAGCTGCGCGTCGCCACCATGCACCGGCTCCACCTGGATCGACACATCGGGCTGGAATTTGGCGCCATCGGTCACGTGCAGATCGACATAGGCCAGCGGATCCCATTCATTGACCAGGGCCAGCATGGCCTGCATTTCCGGCGCGTCGGCTTTCACATAGTCGCGGTTCAAGTTGTAGTTCTGGGCCGTGACGCGCCAGCCCATGGCCTCCGGGCCGCGCTGGTTGGGACGGTTCCACTTGCCGAAGCGCTCGTGACCATCGACATTAAACACCGGCACGAAGAGCAGCACCTGCTTGTCCAGCGCGCCCGGCGCGGCCTTGCCGTCCAGCGCTTCGCGCAATGCCAGGAAGCCGGCATCCTTGCCATCGATCTCGCCGGCATGGATGCCGCCCTGCACCAGCAGCACCGGCAGCTTGCGCTGCTGCGCCGCCCTGGCCGTCAGCGCGCCGCTGCGCGACACCGCCAGCGCCAGCATGGGGCGGCCTTCCGGCGTCGTGCCGAAGCTGAAACAGCGTACTGCCTTGGGATACGCTTTCTGGAACGCGGCGCACAGCTGCTCGACCTCGGCATAGCGGCCGGTGGCCTGGAAACCGGAACGTTCGGACACGGTGCTCAGGTCCGGTGCGGCGTGGGACAGGGGAAAGGCAGTCAGCAAGGCAAGCAGCAAGGCGGGACGTATCATCGGCAGGCTCCGGCAAAAGTTAGCATGGACTAAGAACGGCGCTGGCCCCGGCGTTTGACGACGACGGGGCCAGCGGGCGAGTCAATTATAGAACCCTTCTTGCTGAATGTAAGTCACAGCGCGCAGTCACCCGCCGCCGTCATGCACTTCAGCGCGGCGGCGTATGCACCGAGATTTCCTCCATCTGCGAACGCACCGGCACCAGCTGCGGCAGCGCCGCTGCCTGCGCGCGGGAGCTGCGCGGCGCGCTGCAGGTGCCGCTGGACTTGTAGCGCAAGGCTGCCGCCAGCTGGCCTTCCTGCGGATCGCCCAGCTCGTGGCTGAAATCGTCAGCCACCGGGCAGCTCGGCGTGAAGCCGTCGCCATAATCGCCGAAGCCCTTGTGGTTCACGCCCTGATACTGGATCGTGAAATACGTGGTGCCGCAATTGGCCGCCGGCGTAAACGCATACGGCTTGCCGCAGGTGGCGCCGCCCAGCAGGACCACTTCCACGTCAATGCCGCGCAGGCTGTTAATCACCGATTCGCTGGCCGAGCAGGTACCCGGTCCAGTCAACACCATGACGCGCTTCAGGCCGAGATATGGCAAGGCCTGTCCGGCCACGACTTTCTCCGGTCCCGGCAAGCCGACGGCTTTGCCGCGGAACATGATCGGCGACTGCACTTTGGACTTGTCGTTGGCCTTGGTCTGCTCAAACACCTTGCCCTCGGTATGCTGCGGACCGGCGATCATATACGCCAGTTCGCTGGCCACCAGCAGCAGGCCGCCGCCGTTGTAGCGCATATCGAGCACCAGATCGCCGACGCCGGCCTGCTGCAGACGCGTGAAGGCGCTCACCAGCGCCCCTTCGGCGGCGTTGTTGTGATTGTTAAAGGTCAGGTAGCCGACTTTGCCGTCCGGCGTATCGAGGATCCGCACATTGCGTACCGGGTCCAGATTGAGCATGCTGGAAGTCATCTCGGCGCGCAGCGTCTGGCTGCCGCGCAGCAGCGTGAACGTATGCGTTTCGCCGGCGCGGGCCGGCAACAGGGCGGCGTTGATGCGCTCCAGCAGCGCACTGTCGTTGGTATGCATGAAGTCCGCGCCATCGACCAGCTGCAGCTGGTCGCCACGCCGCACGCCCGCCTGGTCGGCCGCCGATCCCGGCTGCACCATCGTCACGCGCCAGATGCGCGGCGCCGTGCCCCCCTCACTCTTGGCCCAGCTGACGCCATAGCCGAATTCCTCGCCCTTGGAAATCGCATCCCATTTCGCGCTGGGATAGGTGAAGTGGAAGCGGTCCTTGGGATGGCCCGCCGAGGTCAGCATGGGGGTTTTCAGCGCCGCGAAATAGTCCAGGGGATTACGGTAGTCGGCTGGCCGCAGCGCCGGCAGCTCGCGGTACCAGAGATAGCTCTCCTCATGGTACAGGCGCAGCCAGTCCAGCTCATCCCGCAACGTACCCTGGCGGTCCATGAAGGGAAGATTATTGCTATCGAGGCCAGTGCGTGGCTTCTCGCAGACATACCATAGCGATTGCACGGTGCGCGGCGGTTCCACCGGTGGCGGCGTCACAGGTGGCGGATTGACCGGGGGCGGCGGATCGACTGGGGGCGGCGTGACCGGCGGCGGTTCAACCGGCAGATTGGCAGGCGGGGAGCTGCCGCCACAGCCGGCCAGCAAGGCCAGCGCGGCGGCGCCCAGGATGACGGTGGGGGAGAGTTTCAGCATGCGCCGATTATAGTGGCCTTTGCGCGGCCCGGCGCCTGCTGAAAACTCTTGTTACGAACCGAAGTGGTAATTCAGCTCGACCCAGCCGGCGCGTCCGGCCGGGCTGTAGCTGCCGATCGGGTAGTACGGCCAGCCGCCTGTGGTGTCATGCTTGACGCGGTTCAGCAGATTGTTGACCACCAGCGAGAGCGTGGTGCGCTTGTTCAGCTGATACACGACGCTGCCGTTGAGCAGGGTGGTCGGGGTCAGATAAGCCTTGCCGTTGGACTGGGGGATCTTGCCGTAATAGCTGGCGGCCAGGGTACTGGACCAGTCGCCGATATTCCAGCTGACACTGAGCTTGCCCTTGTCGCGCCAGTCGGTGCTGTCCATCGAATTCAGCTCGTCTTCCAGCTCGTCGCCGGCAAACTGGCGCGAACGCTTGGTCAGCACTTTCGAATAGCTGGCGTTCCACTGGAAGTTGCCCAGGCTCGCCGTGCGCAGCGAGTACTTGGCGGCCAGGTCGATGCCGCTGGTGCTTTCATGCGCGGCATTGATCGGGTTGACGCGGATCGAGTTCACTTCGTTCGGCTTGTTCAGGGCCGTGGCCGGATTGCGCGTGATGCGGCTGTACACATCGAGGCAGGTCGGCGACTTCGGATCGAGCTTGCCGGTGCCGCAGCGCGCTTCATCGCGCAGCAGGGCGTCCGAGCTCAGGTTGGTGACCTGGTCGTCGATCTTGATATTGTAGTAGTCGAGCGAAACGTCGAAGCTGGTGCTGGGCGACCAGACCACGCCGGCGCCATAGGAGGTGCCGCGCTCCGATTTCAGCTCCTTGCTGCCGATCTGCACATAGTCGAAGCCGGGCGACTTGTTGGCGTACTCGCACTTGTCGAGTTCCTGGCCGGCCTGGGCGCAGCGCAGGTAGTCGGTGCTGGATGAGTAATAGCCGGTGCCGCGCGCCTTGTAGATATAGTTCATATCCGGTGCGCGGAAGCTGGTGGCGTAATTCCCGCGCAGCAGCAGCTGCTCGGCCGGACGGAATTCCAGGCCGGTGTTGTAGGTGAACTTGCCGTCGTTGCGGCCGGCGAAGCTGTAGCGGTCGTAACGGCCGGCCAGGGTCGCGGTCAACTGCTTGAGCAGCGGTACGCTCACTTCGGCGCCCAGCGCATAGCGGTTGCGGGTGCCGGCCGTGATATCGACCTTGGCGGTGCTGTTGTAGATGCCGTCGTTGCCGGCCAGATCAGGCGTGTTGCTGAAACCCTGGCGCCCCACTTCGGCCACGGTGGCCACGCGCAGCGGGCCGGCCGGCAGCTGCCACACTTCGCCGTTGGCGGTCACGCTCAGGGTATTGGTCCAGGACTCGTCCTTGGCGATCGACAGGCCGGTGATGGTGTCGAATTCGGCCGGCGTCAGGCGCTTGGTCAGGCGCGCCTGGTCCGGCGCGTAGATCGACACGCCGCTCTTGTCCACGCCCAGTTTCGGACCGAGGAAGAAGCTGTCGATATTGGCCAGGGCGCGCGGCGTCTGGGAGCGGCTGCGGTACAGCGAGCCGCTGTAGGACGCCTCATAGTCCCAGCTGGTGCCGGTGATGTGGCCGCGCGAACCCAGGCTCACGCTGAAGGCCTTGTCGGTCCAGTTGCGGTTGTAGCGGCTGACGCCGCCGATCTCTTCCGGCGCGATGTATTTGTTCCAGGCTTCGTACGCGCCGGTGTTCTGGTTCAGGAAGTAGCTGCCGTTGGTGGACGCCGAGGTCCAGCTTGGGCCGCGCGTATTGTTGTAGGTGTCGTTCCCGCCCAGCAGCACATCGGCGAACAGGGTGTGGTTGTCGTTGAGCGCATAGGTGGCGCTGCCGAAGGCATTCTTGCTGCGGTTGCCGGTCTGGGTGGTCCACCAGGTCGGGCCCACATTCTGGCTGGTGCAGTTGCTGCCGCCCTTGGCCGGCGATTTCACCACGCTGCCGTAGTACAGGTCGCCCAGCTGGCTGCAGGCGTCGCCCAGGTCCAGATAGTTTTTGGTTTTCACGTCGCGCCGGCCCAGGATCACGGTCGGCGTGGCGCTGGGACGGGTGGCCATGAAGTCGCGGTCGCGGCTCCACAGCGGGTCGCGGTCGCTCAGCTCGACGGCGAACAGGGTGTTCAGCGCGCCCTCGCTATGGCCGCCGGTGAACTGCAGGCGGCGGTTGGCGCCGCCGCCGCGCGACAGGCCGCCCAGTTTCAGGTTGACGTCGAAGCCTTCGGCCTGGCGCTTCAGGATCACGTTGACCACGCCGGCAATCGCGTCCGAGCCGTAAATGGCGGAAGCGCCGCCGGTCAGGATCTCGATACGGTCGACGATGGCCGATGGGATGTTCGCCAGATTGGTGAAGTTGACCGTGCCGCCATAGGCGATAGGGAAGTCGGCCAGGCGGCGGCCGTTCAGCAGTACCAGGGTGTGGTTCGGGCCCATGCCGCGCAGGCTGATGGTGGTGGCCGAGGGCGTGAAGGTATTGCCGTAGTCCTCGCCCTGCACGAAGCCGCTGTTCTGGTTCAGGTTGGTCAGCGCGTCGAACACATTCTTGTAACCCTGCTTGGTCAGGTCGGCATTGGTGATGACGGTGACGGCGCTCGGCCCTTCCAGCGTGGCGCGCGGGATGCGCGAACCGGTGACCAGCACTTTTTCCGGCGCGCCCTTGTCGGCATCGGCCGCGGCGGCGGCGGTATCTGGGGTTTCGGACTGCGCCAGCAAAGGCACACTGCACAGGACGGCCAGCAGGGCGGCTGGCAGCGTTTTCAATTGGAGGTTAGTAGTCTTCATGAAATCTTTATAGTCGTGGAGAGCCTGAACGTTAACAAAAGACTTTCATTCAGGGAACGAATGGTTTTGCTCATCCATATGCGGCAAACGTGATAGCAAGACAAAAGACAGGGTGCCAGCGCATATTAGCAAAAAACATATATCAATATGCAATAAAGTAATTTCATTAATGCAAAATACAACGGTGGAATGAAAAACGCCCCGGCGCAGCATGGGCTGGCCGGGGCGTCTGCGTGGCAAGCGCCACGGGGGGGGGGGATCAGGCGGCGTGCGAAGCCGGACCTGGCGGCACGGCCGGCGCGGCCGGCGGCGCGTTGAAGCTGGCGATCAGGGACGCTTCCTTCTGCTTGGCCGCTTTCAGGTGGCGCTCCTTCACATGTCCGTAACCGCGGATATCCTCAGGGATGCGGGCAATGGCCACCGCCGTCGCCAGGTTCTCCGCCGTCAGCTTGGACAGCAGGGCCGACACGGTCTGGCGGTATGCGCCGATCAGGGCGCGCTCCATCTTGCGCTCGGCGGTGTAGCCAAAGACGTCCAGCGCCGTACCGCGCAAACCCTTGAAGCGGGCCAGCACGGTGAAGGCCTTCATCATCCACGGGCCGAACTCCTGCTTGACCAGATGGCCTTCCTTGTCATGCTTGGCCAGCAGCGGCGGCGCCAGGTGGAACTTCAGCTTGTAGTCGCCTTCGAACATCGACGCGATCTTCTCGCGGAAGGCCGGGTCGCTGTGCAGGCGCGCCACCTCGTACTCGTCCTTGTACGCCATCAGCTTGTACAGATAACGCGCCACGGCTTCGGTCAGGCGCAGCGGCTTGCCGCCCAGTTTTTCCTCGGCGGCGCGCACTGCGGCCACGAAGTCCTGGTACTGGCGCGCATAAGCCACGTTCTGGTAGGCCACCAGCAGTTCGGTACGCTGGGCCACGATCTCGTCCAGGGTCTGGCTGCGCTTGAACTCGATCACCTTGGCCGGCGTGGTCAGCTTGGTCACCGACGCCAGGTCGTGAGCCGCGGCGCGGCCCCAGTTGAAGGCCGATTTATTGAAGCCCACCGACACATTATTCAGCTCGATCGCCTTCATCAGCGCCGCTTCGCTGAGCGGCACATGGCCTTTCTGGAAGGCGTAACCGAGCATGAACATATTGGTGGCGATGGAGTCGCCCATCAGGGCGGTGGCGATCTGGCCGGCATCGACGAAGTCGACCCGGTCGGCGCCGCACGCCTTGACGATCTCGCCCTGCGAGGACGCGCCGGGGAATTGCCAGTCCGGGTTCTTCACGAAGGCGGCCGTGGTGGCGCCGGTCGAGTTGATGGCGGCATAGGTGCGGCCTTCGCCCATGCGCGACAGCGCGTCGCGGCTGGCGGTCACGATCTGGTCGCAGCCGATCACCAGGTCGGCGCTGCCGGTACCGACGCGGGTCGAGTGCAGGTCGGCCTGCTTGTCGGCCAGGCGCACGTGCGACATCACCGGGCCGCCCTTCTGCGCCAGCCCGCTCATGTCCAGCACCACGGCGCCCTTGCCTTCGACGTGGGCCGCCACGGCCAGGATCTGGCCCACCGTGACCACGCCCGTGCCGCCGATGCCGGTGACGAGGATGCCAAACGGCTTCTCGGTCGATGGCAGCACCGGCGCCGGCAAGGCCGGTATTTCGGCGCCGCCACCGGCGGCTTTCTTCGGCTTTTTCAGGCCGCCGCCTTCCACCGTGACAAAGCTCGGGCAGAAACCGGTCACGCAGGAGAAGTCCTTGTTGCAGCTGGACTGGTTGATCTGGCGCTTGCGCCCCAGTTCCGTTTCCAGCGGCTCCACCGACAGGCAGTTGGACTGCACCGAGCAGTCGCCGCAACCTTCGCACACGGCTTCGTTGATGAAGGCGCGCTTGGCCGGATCGGGGTACTCGTTGCGTTTCCGGCGGCGGCGCTTCTCGGAGGCGCAGGTCTGGTCGTAAATCATGGCCGACACGCCGGGCTTGTCGCGCAGCTCGCGCTGCACGTCCATCAGCTCGGAGCGGTGGCGCACGGTGACGCCGGCCGCCCAGGCGTAATCGTCCGGATACTTTTCGGGATCGTCGGTGACGACGATGATGGGGCTCACGCCCTCGGCCGCGATCTGGCGCGAGATCATGCCGGGATCGAGCGGACCGTCGACGTTCTGGCCGCCGGTCATGGCCACCGCGTCGTTGTACAGGATCTTGTAGGTGATGTTGACCTTGGCCGCCACGGCGGCGCGGATCGCCAGAATGCCGGAGTGGAAGTAGGTGCCGTCGCCCAGATTGGTGAAGACGTGCTTCTCGTTGGTGAACGGCGCCTGGCCGACCCAGGTCACGCCTTCCGCGCCCATATGGGTGAAGGTCGAGGTTTCGCGGTCCATCCACAGCACCATGTAATGGCAGCCGATGCCGGCCATGGCGCGCGAACCTTCCGGCACCTTGGTCGAGCTGTTGTGCGGACAGCCGGAGCAGAAGTAAGGCGTGCGGTCGGTTT
Encoded here:
- a CDS encoding TonB-dependent siderophore receptor, translated to MKTTNLQLKTLPAALLAVLCSVPLLAQSETPDTAAAAADADKGAPEKVLVTGSRIPRATLEGPSAVTVITNADLTKQGYKNVFDALTNLNQNSGFVQGEDYGNTFTPSATTISLRGMGPNHTLVLLNGRRLADFPIAYGGTVNFTNLANIPSAIVDRIEILTGGASAIYGSDAIAGVVNVILKRQAEGFDVNLKLGGLSRGGGANRRLQFTGGHSEGALNTLFAVELSDRDPLWSRDRDFMATRPSATPTVILGRRDVKTKNYLDLGDACSQLGDLYYGSVVKSPAKGGSNCTSQNVGPTWWTTQTGNRSKNAFGSATYALNDNHTLFADVLLGGNDTYNNTRGPSWTSASTNGSYFLNQNTGAYEAWNKYIAPEEIGGVSRYNRNWTDKAFSVSLGSRGHITGTSWDYEASYSGSLYRSRSQTPRALANIDSFFLGPKLGVDKSGVSIYAPDQARLTKRLTPAEFDTITGLSIAKDESWTNTLSVTANGEVWQLPAGPLRVATVAEVGRQGFSNTPDLAGNDGIYNSTAKVDITAGTRNRYALGAEVSVPLLKQLTATLAGRYDRYSFAGRNDGKFTYNTGLEFRPAEQLLLRGNYATSFRAPDMNYIYKARGTGYYSSSTDYLRCAQAGQELDKCEYANKSPGFDYVQIGSKELKSERGTSYGAGVVWSPSTSFDVSLDYYNIKIDDQVTNLSSDALLRDEARCGTGKLDPKSPTCLDVYSRITRNPATALNKPNEVNSIRVNPINAAHESTSGIDLAAKYSLRTASLGNFQWNASYSKVLTKRSRQFAGDELEDELNSMDSTDWRDKGKLSVSWNIGDWSSTLAASYYGKIPQSNGKAYLTPTTLLNGSVVYQLNKRTTLSLVVNNLLNRVKHDTTGGWPYYPIGSYSPAGRAGWVELNYHFGS
- a CDS encoding indolepyruvate ferredoxin oxidoreductase family protein; the protein is MNAPAKSSLLGTPAHEISLDDKWTLERGRAFMTGTQALIRLPMLQRERDLKAGLNTAGYITGYRGSPVTSVDQTAMKARKYLEAHHVKFHPGMNEDLAATAVWGTQQTNLFPDAKYDGVFSMWYGKGPGVDRCGDVFKHANNAGSSRHGGVLVLAGDDHAAKSSSTAHQSDHILNACGIPVLYPSSVQEYIDYGLHAWAMSRYTGLWVSMKCVTDIIESGAVVDFDPDRVQIAMPDDFELPEGGLNIRWPDTVLDMEVRMNSYKWYAALAYVRANKLNKIIWDSPKARIGIITAGKSYLDTRQALADLGIDEQAAADIGIRLYKIGMTWPLEAEGVHNFARGLDEILVVEEKRQILEYALKEELYNLPDGERPRVVGKFDDTGEWSNKHRSGHGDWLLPATYELSPAQIARAIASRIAHYCDGHPVAARVKERIAYLEAKELVLKSVPVKANPQTDRTPYFCSGCPHNSSTKVPEGSRAMAGIGCHYMVLWMDRETSTFTHMGAEGVTWVGQAPFTNEKHVFTNLGDGTYFHSGILAIRAAVAAKVNITYKILYNDAVAMTGGQNVDGPLDPGMISRQIAAEGVSPIIVVTDDPEKYPDDYAWAAGVTVRHRSELMDVQRELRDKPGVSAMIYDQTCASEKRRRRKRNEYPDPAKRAFINEAVCEGCGDCSVQSNCLSVEPLETELGRKRQINQSSCNKDFSCVTGFCPSFVTVEGGGLKKPKKAAGGGAEIPALPAPVLPSTEKPFGILVTGIGGTGVVTVGQILAVAAHVEGKGAVVLDMSGLAQKGGPVMSHVRLADKQADLHSTRVGTGSADLVIGCDQIVTASRDALSRMGEGRTYAAINSTGATTAAFVKNPDWQFPGASSQGEIVKACGADRVDFVDAGQIATALMGDSIATNMFMLGYAFQKGHVPLSEAALMKAIELNNVSVGFNKSAFNWGRAAAHDLASVTKLTTPAKVIEFKRSQTLDEIVAQRTELLVAYQNVAYARQYQDFVAAVRAAEEKLGGKPLRLTEAVARYLYKLMAYKDEYEVARLHSDPAFREKIASMFEGDYKLKFHLAPPLLAKHDKEGHLVKQEFGPWMMKAFTVLARFKGLRGTALDVFGYTAERKMERALIGAYRQTVSALLSKLTAENLATAVAIARIPEDIRGYGHVKERHLKAAKQKEASLIASFNAPPAAPAVPPGPASHAA